A genomic region of Solanum dulcamara chromosome 2, daSolDulc1.2, whole genome shotgun sequence contains the following coding sequences:
- the LOC129880446 gene encoding protein Iojap-related, mitochondrial — protein MNPMWSISRCRSLSCSPATQQWKLGLSMLNRTLSFSSSATDEGIRSGELLKLEEVETILRDVKADNVKVIPIPKQCDFADFMVVATGRSAWHVRNIAQALIYKVKQKQKGSKRMLLPSVEGQEGGNWIVIDSGKLVIHALDEKVRAYYNLERLWSTDASNQDHGVGQGQDLDKAFLKVRPKNNSKNGPLQVPDL, from the exons ATGAATCCCATGTGGTCGATTTCAAGATGTCGAAGCTTGTCTTGTTCCCCTGCAACTCAACAATGGAAGCTAGGGTTATCAATGCTCAATCGGACtctatctttttcttcctctGCCACCGATGAAGGAATACGCAGCGGAGAGTTACTGAAACTGGAGGAAGTGGAGACAATCCTCAGAGACGTGAAAGCTGATAACGTCAAAGTTATCCCCATTCCTAAACAATGTGATTTTGCAGATTTCATGGTCGTTGCTACTGGTCGATCCGCTTGGCACGTCCGTAACATTGCTCAAGCCCTAATTTACAAG GTTAAGCAGAAGCAAAAAGGATCAAAGAGAATGTTGTTACCTAGCGTGGAAGGGCAAGAAGGGGGGAACTGGATTGTAATAGACTCTG GCAAATTAGTAATTCATGCCCTTGATGAGAAAGTGAGAGCATACTACAACTTAGAGAGGCTTTGGAGTACGGATGCATCAAACCAGGACCATGGTGTTGGCCAGGGTCAG gATTTGGACAAGGCCTTTTTGAAGGTTCGCCCTAAGAATAACTCTAAAAACGGTCCTCTACAAGTCCCTGACCTCTGA